Proteins encoded by one window of Streptacidiphilus sp. PB12-B1b:
- a CDS encoding B12-binding domain-containing radical SAM protein yields MTAVLLVNLASLPMPGNDPIFPIGIRCIQDALERENHRTRLIDFIEDPSASTDLSWAAEPWDVIGFTIRNIDPVDLSCDGHVTHYETFLARIREALGHRRPLLVGGGPGYSLFGPELISRLGFDVGVVGPGEQSMLEIVADPRKYLGFGQNLSGDRYPGFIANSLDHPERLLSAYASRGGSIGVETKRKTCYQGCVYCPYAYISGDNGGDHKPTGAIVEELRTAYGSGIRDVFFTDGIFNSELSFAKNVVRAVTAADLSGLTWSAYFTPKPFDDEFADLLSVSNVGPVIISPDSLDDRVMRALGKSFDTRHVERFIERCRPRGIKFKVSVVLGGPGETRESVRATAQWINDNLDSEELTLNVGYRVLPETELARQLGLENAEILDPTFHPLDPDLFSWVIGDLDSRFLTTGRMLNLMAGRTSSRKMLKIPLTPGGSPAPQEGREFVALTRRMLPIAEVRNGGTENRARC; encoded by the coding sequence ATGACCGCCGTTTTGCTCGTCAATCTCGCCAGCCTCCCCATGCCCGGAAACGATCCCATCTTCCCCATCGGGATCAGGTGCATACAGGACGCGCTGGAGCGGGAGAACCACAGGACACGGCTGATCGATTTCATCGAGGACCCCTCGGCCTCCACGGACCTGTCATGGGCCGCAGAGCCATGGGACGTCATCGGCTTCACCATCAGGAACATCGATCCGGTGGACCTGTCCTGCGACGGGCACGTGACACACTACGAGACCTTTCTCGCCCGGATCCGCGAGGCGCTGGGCCACCGTCGTCCGCTGCTGGTGGGCGGCGGCCCCGGCTACAGCCTGTTCGGGCCGGAGCTGATCAGCCGACTCGGATTCGACGTCGGGGTGGTGGGGCCCGGCGAGCAGTCCATGCTCGAGATCGTCGCGGATCCCCGGAAGTACCTCGGGTTCGGGCAGAACCTGTCCGGCGATCGCTATCCGGGATTCATCGCCAACAGCCTGGACCACCCCGAGCGGCTGCTGTCGGCCTATGCCTCCCGGGGCGGCTCGATCGGCGTGGAGACCAAGCGCAAGACCTGCTACCAGGGATGCGTCTACTGCCCCTACGCCTACATCAGTGGTGACAACGGCGGCGATCACAAGCCGACGGGGGCGATAGTCGAAGAACTGCGGACCGCCTACGGGAGCGGGATCCGGGATGTCTTCTTCACCGACGGTATCTTCAACAGCGAACTGAGTTTCGCCAAGAACGTGGTCCGCGCGGTGACTGCCGCAGACCTGTCAGGGCTGACCTGGTCCGCATACTTCACGCCCAAGCCGTTCGATGACGAGTTCGCTGACCTCCTCTCCGTCAGCAACGTCGGCCCGGTCATCATTTCACCCGACAGCCTGGACGACCGGGTGATGCGGGCGCTCGGCAAGAGCTTCGACACCCGGCATGTGGAGAGGTTCATCGAACGATGCCGGCCCCGTGGCATCAAGTTCAAGGTCAGTGTGGTGCTCGGTGGCCCGGGTGAGACCCGGGAGAGCGTCCGGGCCACGGCCCAGTGGATCAACGACAACCTCGACTCGGAGGAACTGACGCTGAATGTCGGCTACCGCGTCCTGCCCGAGACCGAGCTGGCCCGCCAACTGGGCCTGGAGAACGCCGAGATACTGGACCCGACATTCCATCCACTGGACCCGGACCTGTTCTCGTGGGTCATCGGTGACCTGGACAGCCGCTTCCTCACCACGGGCCGGATGCTCAATCTCATGGCCGGCCGGACCTCCAGTCGGAAGATGCTGAAGATCCCCCTCACCCCCGGCGGCTCCCCGGCGCCCCAGGAGGGCCGGGAATTCGTCGCGCTCACGCGTCGCATGCTGCCCATAGCGGAAGTACGGAATGGTGGAACGGAGAACCGTGCCCGGTGTTGA
- a CDS encoding acyl carrier protein, producing the protein MGDNGTAGRADTGTDFAALIAGLLVEMLGELGTAPFPLDEVRTEGSIRNRDLVELGLGSLDWIRLALRVGEETGLELPEEVLVDAGRRTVASWAEALLLASCPTPGTNPAEPLDQE; encoded by the coding sequence ATGGGCGATAACGGGACCGCCGGTCGGGCGGATACCGGCACGGACTTCGCCGCCCTGATCGCCGGACTGCTAGTGGAGATGCTGGGCGAACTCGGCACGGCGCCATTCCCTCTCGATGAGGTCAGGACCGAAGGCAGTATCCGGAACCGGGATCTGGTGGAGCTCGGGCTGGGGTCGTTGGACTGGATCAGGCTGGCGCTGCGGGTCGGCGAGGAAACCGGCCTCGAGCTGCCGGAAGAGGTCCTGGTCGACGCCGGGCGCCGCACCGTGGCCAGCTGGGCCGAAGCGCTCCTGCTTGCGTCGTGCCCGACTCCCGGGACAAACCCGGCAGAACCGCTCGATCAGGAATGA
- a CDS encoding helix-turn-helix domain-containing protein has product MFEEAQRPIHTVPVGSLLPADSPRVEGLNEDHVKILADSGTEFEPILVHREEGRVVDGMHRLQATILRGEHDIAVRYVDGSSADLFIRSVQANVNHGLPLTLRDRKTAVVRILTTHPHWSDRAIATAAGVSPKTVGAARGRLSTEESPHSNPSVARLGKDGRVRPVDIRERREKALGLLAEQPKASLREVSEAAGVSISTAHRLRQELRSRPTAPTPGGQRPAPVNIRVREDSAWPSGLVISGSRREPGLTTVPHPDDSSSGEVARTRIKALDTLANDPSIRFTDSGRTLLRWLNSQARGLAAAEQLFAQVPPHCVGMLAEVVGHYARHWEQLAVEMQQSERGDESWREAR; this is encoded by the coding sequence ATGTTCGAGGAAGCTCAGAGGCCGATCCACACGGTGCCGGTCGGATCCCTGCTCCCGGCGGACTCGCCCCGCGTGGAGGGGCTGAACGAGGATCACGTGAAGATTCTGGCCGACAGCGGGACCGAGTTCGAACCGATCCTCGTGCACCGGGAGGAGGGACGCGTGGTCGACGGGATGCACCGGCTCCAGGCCACGATCCTGCGCGGTGAGCACGACATCGCGGTGCGATACGTCGACGGGTCATCGGCCGATCTGTTCATCCGCTCGGTCCAGGCCAACGTCAACCACGGCCTGCCGCTGACTCTCAGGGACCGCAAAACCGCGGTCGTACGCATCCTGACCACCCATCCGCACTGGTCGGACCGCGCCATCGCCACGGCGGCCGGGGTGTCGCCGAAGACCGTCGGTGCGGCCCGAGGGAGGCTTTCGACTGAGGAATCTCCTCACTCGAATCCGTCGGTCGCGCGCCTGGGCAAGGACGGTCGGGTGCGTCCGGTCGACATACGGGAACGGCGCGAGAAGGCACTCGGCCTGCTGGCGGAGCAGCCCAAGGCGTCCCTGCGCGAAGTGTCCGAGGCGGCCGGTGTCTCCATCAGCACCGCGCACCGACTGCGGCAGGAGCTGCGGTCCCGTCCCACCGCGCCCACCCCTGGGGGGCAGCGACCGGCCCCGGTGAACATCCGCGTGCGGGAGGACTCCGCGTGGCCGTCCGGGCTCGTCATCTCCGGATCCCGAAGGGAGCCCGGACTGACCACGGTTCCGCACCCGGACGACTCCTCGTCGGGGGAGGTCGCCCGTACCCGCATCAAGGCCCTGGACACCCTCGCCAACGACCCATCGATCCGCTTCACGGACAGTGGTCGCACCCTGCTGCGCTGGCTCAACAGCCAGGCCCGGGGGCTCGCGGCCGCCGAGCAACTGTTCGCGCAAGTGCCGCCGCACTGCGTCGGCATGCTCGCTGAAGTAGTGGGTCACTATGCCAGGCACTGGGAGCAGCTTGCTGTCGAGATGCAGCAGAGCGAACGCGGGGACGAATCCTGGCGAGAAGCCCGGTGA
- a CDS encoding alpha/beta fold hydrolase: protein MAVYVPSGTDSSQLGALVLLHGVGGSGPSLLPRFQALARLLNVALLCPTARPVEKRSNRLDMAGLFGNRFDAPCWDLDGDDFPLAALYWARTTLNVHPDRCMVVGVSMGALATWNLAMRFWGRFCAAVPINGALSMWEAFGTDLRKRALLRNLLPLPLFVVHGAEDTQILPRFDRESVAGLRELGHGELRYSEVAGGRHALGTLDLERGESPRFRELAGWLAGRHRSGAVTEIRHRALDHGHARAYWVELDRLVPQSIAEVHAERMSGDAIRIRVSGAQQVRLHLRSDLFAPGDVSVEVNGVLHTVEFRPETSRLLQSYRETGDPELLDEQVTVLSAGGDGPLDRGEPR from the coding sequence ATGGCGGTGTACGTCCCCAGCGGCACGGACAGCAGCCAGCTCGGCGCCCTGGTACTCCTGCACGGCGTCGGCGGCAGCGGCCCGAGTCTGCTGCCGCGGTTCCAGGCGCTCGCACGGCTGTTGAACGTCGCCCTGCTCTGCCCCACGGCGCGGCCCGTGGAGAAGCGGTCCAACCGCCTCGACATGGCCGGGTTGTTCGGCAACCGGTTCGACGCGCCGTGCTGGGATCTCGACGGCGACGACTTTCCGCTTGCCGCGCTGTACTGGGCACGGACGACGCTGAACGTCCATCCGGACCGTTGCATGGTTGTTGGCGTTTCGATGGGGGCGCTGGCCACCTGGAACCTGGCGATGCGGTTCTGGGGGCGCTTCTGCGCCGCGGTGCCGATCAACGGGGCCCTGTCGATGTGGGAGGCGTTCGGGACGGATCTCAGAAAGCGCGCGCTGCTGCGGAACCTGCTGCCGCTTCCCCTGTTCGTCGTGCACGGTGCCGAGGACACGCAGATCCTGCCCAGATTCGACCGGGAGTCCGTGGCAGGTCTGCGGGAGCTCGGGCACGGGGAGCTGCGGTACAGCGAAGTCGCAGGCGGCCGGCACGCTCTGGGGACTCTCGACCTGGAGCGTGGGGAGTCTCCGCGTTTTCGCGAGCTGGCAGGCTGGCTGGCCGGTCGGCACCGGTCAGGCGCGGTGACCGAGATCCGGCACCGTGCCCTGGACCACGGTCACGCCCGGGCCTACTGGGTCGAGCTGGACCGGCTCGTGCCCCAGTCGATCGCGGAGGTCCACGCCGAGCGGATGTCCGGGGACGCGATCCGGATCCGGGTGAGCGGGGCTCAGCAGGTGCGCCTCCACCTGCGCAGTGACCTGTTCGCCCCGGGAGACGTCAGCGTGGAGGTCAACGGAGTCCTGCACACCGTCGAGTTCCGCCCGGAAACGAGCAGGCTGTTGCAGTCGTACCGCGAAACCGGTGATCCCGAGCTGCTCGATGAGCAGGTAACCGTGCTGTCAGCCGGCGGAGACGGGCCGTTGGACAGGGGGGAACCGCGGTGA
- a CDS encoding bifunctional 2-polyprenyl-6-hydroxyphenol methylase/3-demethylubiquinol 3-O-methyltransferase UbiG, with protein MTDDPIGTGPGAITNDGCAVEFYGLLPTVGEPEIVHAAVPPGASILELGCGTGRILRPLAAWGHPVTGVDHSSDMLAKSPDLETVCSPIQSLRLNRSFDVVLLASQMINSDPVTRQDFLATVRHHLRDGGIAVFQQSPPTWFEKLEHAEPVVETAGIRRTIRLARWEPPRMRAEVEYQVGENTWSHAWSSYMLTDEALVGDLAAAGLRFGEWLRDNRAWFTAHPA; from the coding sequence GTGACTGATGACCCCATAGGCACCGGACCTGGTGCGATAACGAATGACGGATGCGCGGTCGAGTTCTACGGATTGCTGCCGACAGTCGGCGAGCCGGAGATTGTGCATGCAGCCGTGCCGCCCGGCGCTTCGATTCTCGAACTCGGCTGCGGCACAGGTCGAATTCTGCGGCCACTCGCGGCCTGGGGGCACCCGGTGACCGGAGTCGACCACTCCTCGGATATGCTCGCCAAAAGTCCGGACCTGGAGACGGTGTGCTCACCGATCCAGTCGTTGCGACTGAACCGCTCGTTCGACGTGGTGCTCCTGGCCAGCCAGATGATCAATTCTGATCCGGTCACCCGTCAGGATTTCCTCGCCACCGTTCGGCACCATCTGCGCGACGGTGGAATCGCTGTCTTCCAGCAGAGTCCACCGACCTGGTTCGAGAAACTCGAGCATGCGGAGCCGGTTGTGGAGACGGCGGGTATACGGCGCACCATACGCCTAGCCCGCTGGGAACCTCCGCGCATGCGCGCCGAGGTCGAATACCAGGTCGGCGAGAACACCTGGTCCCATGCCTGGAGCAGCTACATGCTCACCGACGAGGCGCTGGTCGGCGATCTCGCCGCGGCAGGCCTGCGGTTCGGTGAGTGGCTCAGGGACAACCGGGCGTGGTTCACGGCTCATCCCGCCTGA
- a CDS encoding AMP-binding protein, with product MSEDRRSLASLIISRGSRVDGRPIIDSRGRIQLARAGLMNASVQPGDVVLLIDLSAADTITAMLAVWLLDAVPLIAPGIQDLPEDLQRVCRLHQDLVVTPATNRTVVPGLGRTAVLMPTSGSTGKPKTARRGIAGVRVEAAGYRDYLELVPADRVAVPVPITHSYGWGLVMAALLTGCDIDTTPTSRLRTLANLMDSGAVSVVVLTPALARLLLDVKRSGDQSVRCALVGAGGVPDALDAAFQERFRRPLHRGYGSTETGGMFLGPRGIGRPIAGIQVRRPVGRGRGELVLEMSAPVEGTLGRTPSDVWHTGDIVECDADGIYHHIERVRSAVRLNSRFVDPEPLTRGLREISGATDVQILVLGRDGTPEIEDLYAVVETRSTIAERTLESYFSQLPDSIPRPLVLQFSGFPRNILGKLDRDALTTLVRKESRHGR from the coding sequence GTGAGCGAAGACCGCCGTTCCCTGGCGTCACTGATCATCTCCCGCGGCTCCCGGGTCGACGGGCGGCCGATCATCGACAGCCGGGGCCGTATCCAGCTCGCCAGGGCAGGGCTCATGAACGCGAGCGTCCAACCTGGCGATGTCGTTCTGCTGATCGATCTGAGTGCGGCCGACACCATCACAGCGATGCTGGCGGTTTGGCTGCTCGACGCCGTTCCCCTGATCGCGCCAGGCATCCAGGATCTGCCTGAAGACCTGCAGCGGGTGTGTCGGCTGCACCAGGACCTGGTCGTCACGCCGGCCACGAACCGCACCGTCGTCCCCGGGCTGGGCCGGACGGCCGTGCTGATGCCGACCTCAGGCAGCACCGGAAAGCCCAAGACGGCCCGTCGCGGGATTGCCGGCGTGCGCGTCGAAGCCGCCGGTTACCGGGACTACCTGGAGTTGGTGCCGGCCGATCGGGTCGCCGTACCGGTGCCGATCACCCACTCCTACGGCTGGGGCCTGGTCATGGCCGCCCTCCTGACAGGCTGCGACATCGACACGACGCCCACCAGCAGGCTGCGGACACTGGCCAATCTGATGGACTCGGGGGCGGTCTCGGTGGTGGTGCTGACACCGGCGCTCGCCAGGCTCCTGCTGGATGTGAAGCGCAGCGGGGACCAGAGCGTGCGTTGCGCGCTGGTGGGGGCCGGTGGCGTGCCGGACGCGCTGGACGCGGCGTTCCAGGAGCGCTTTCGCCGGCCACTGCACCGCGGTTACGGATCCACCGAGACCGGCGGAATGTTTCTCGGGCCCCGGGGCATCGGCCGGCCGATCGCCGGTATCCAGGTCCGGAGGCCTGTGGGACGCGGACGGGGTGAACTCGTCCTGGAGATGTCGGCACCGGTGGAGGGAACCCTCGGCCGCACCCCTAGTGACGTCTGGCATACCGGCGACATCGTCGAGTGCGACGCGGACGGCATCTACCACCACATCGAACGCGTCCGCTCGGCTGTCCGGCTCAACAGCCGGTTCGTCGACCCGGAGCCGCTCACCCGCGGGTTGCGCGAGATATCCGGCGCCACCGACGTTCAGATCCTGGTTCTGGGACGCGATGGGACTCCAGAAATCGAGGACCTCTATGCCGTGGTGGAGACCCGGTCCACCATTGCCGAACGCACGCTGGAGAGTTACTTCTCGCAGCTGCCCGATTCGATTCCAAGACCGCTGGTCCTACAGTTCAGTGGATTTCCGCGCAATATTCTGGGAAAACTCGACCGGGATGCACTGACCACCCTCGTAAGAAAGGAGTCCCGCCATGGGCGATAA